The following coding sequences lie in one Deltaproteobacteria bacterium genomic window:
- a CDS encoding serine/threonine protein kinase, translating to MSAPTAHRAALPPLSRLAEDALRAEVCRRLFGIHTDVPTIGRYLVRERIGRGGHGEVYAGYDPELRRDVALKTLRPGIDARAWIVAEGRTLARLSHENIVTVFDVGSYRPPGSAEDCGFLVMELFPHGSLDQVLPTLDRPQVEAALRAAGRGLAIAHAHGVVHCDFKPSNVLFGAEGRVAVADFGLARGCEGGSMPSGGTLGYMAPEQLCRSRPVDARADQYAYCVTWIEAITGHSPRCDDAWQSSLTPATVAALSRGLAEDPEARFPDVTSLLEALGAAAAAKPRRRVRMKWLTAAALAVATVGVVASVRPVSRCDDATSLPWEADAALVPAGFASAHRRIEEFHDQWLAARQAICESPAARWRPQAQACLDAVRGELRDRLARPVAPITAEAVRIALAGLPSPRRCADPTALEADAAARDELAQRRALESSEHLERAHAMGLAGRFAEAAALAEDALAGAAQPSAPHVRVAALRQLGAAAHRLGDLERARASLEAAYFDALALGDDAAAVAVAREAAIELVYLFGETMSRPDDALRWARHARVLVPEDARGAWWYLYGGIAAAELARGDLAAARAAGVAALRAGRGRDLAVSHRLMCRVELRAGALAAAQQACALARAHAVSSSVTDVAAWAELDTLAAELAAEQGELALAAAHAGVAAQWSRAGSPVEATSSRATSALFLAARNVAAQERPR from the coding sequence GTGTCAGCGCCTACGGCCCATCGTGCCGCGTTGCCGCCGCTCTCGCGGCTGGCCGAGGATGCGCTGCGGGCCGAGGTGTGCCGGAGGCTGTTCGGGATCCACACCGACGTGCCGACCATCGGGCGCTACTTGGTGCGCGAGCGTATCGGTCGCGGCGGGCACGGCGAGGTGTACGCGGGCTACGATCCCGAGCTGCGTCGCGACGTCGCGCTCAAGACCCTCCGCCCCGGGATCGATGCCCGCGCCTGGATCGTCGCCGAAGGACGCACGTTGGCGCGGCTGTCCCACGAGAACATCGTGACGGTGTTCGACGTGGGGAGCTACCGACCGCCGGGCTCCGCCGAGGACTGTGGATTCCTCGTCATGGAGCTGTTCCCCCACGGTTCGCTGGATCAGGTGCTCCCGACGCTCGATCGCCCGCAGGTGGAGGCCGCACTGCGAGCCGCCGGACGCGGGCTCGCGATCGCCCACGCGCACGGTGTCGTGCACTGCGATTTCAAGCCGTCGAATGTGCTCTTCGGCGCCGAGGGGAGGGTCGCGGTCGCGGACTTTGGGCTCGCGCGAGGTTGCGAGGGCGGCTCGATGCCGTCCGGTGGCACGCTCGGGTACATGGCGCCCGAGCAGCTGTGCCGGAGTCGCCCTGTGGACGCCCGTGCGGATCAGTATGCGTACTGCGTCACCTGGATCGAGGCGATCACCGGCCACTCGCCGCGCTGCGACGACGCATGGCAATCGTCGCTCACGCCCGCGACCGTGGCTGCGCTCTCGCGCGGGCTCGCCGAGGATCCCGAGGCGCGCTTCCCCGACGTGACGTCGCTGCTCGAGGCCCTGGGCGCGGCGGCTGCGGCGAAGCCCCGGCGCCGCGTCCGGATGAAATGGCTCACCGCTGCCGCGCTCGCCGTCGCGACGGTGGGCGTGGTGGCGTCGGTGCGTCCGGTGTCGCGCTGCGACGATGCGACGTCGCTGCCCTGGGAGGCCGACGCTGCGCTGGTGCCCGCGGGGTTCGCGTCGGCCCACCGGCGCATCGAAGAGTTCCACGACCAGTGGCTGGCCGCACGCCAGGCGATCTGCGAGTCACCCGCGGCGCGATGGCGACCGCAGGCGCAGGCGTGCCTCGACGCCGTGCGCGGCGAGCTGCGGGATCGGCTCGCACGGCCGGTTGCGCCGATCACGGCCGAGGCGGTTCGCATCGCGCTCGCGGGCTTGCCGTCACCTCGGCGCTGCGCCGACCCCACGGCGCTCGAGGCCGACGCAGCGGCGCGCGACGAACTCGCGCAACGCCGGGCGCTCGAGTCCTCGGAGCACCTCGAGCGCGCCCATGCAATGGGGCTCGCGGGACGTTTCGCGGAGGCGGCTGCGCTCGCCGAGGACGCGCTCGCCGGCGCCGCACAACCTTCGGCACCCCACGTACGTGTGGCTGCGCTGCGTCAGCTCGGTGCGGCCGCGCATCGCTTGGGCGACCTGGAACGCGCCCGTGCCTCGCTCGAGGCCGCGTACTTCGACGCGCTGGCGTTGGGTGACGACGCGGCCGCCGTCGCCGTCGCACGCGAGGCTGCGATCGAGCTCGTCTACCTGTTCGGTGAGACCATGTCGCGTCCCGACGACGCGCTGCGTTGGGCGCGACACGCTCGAGTGTTGGTGCCCGAGGACGCCCGCGGCGCGTGGTGGTACCTCTACGGCGGCATTGCGGCGGCCGAGCTCGCCCGTGGAGACCTTGCAGCTGCGCGGGCGGCCGGCGTCGCGGCTTTGCGTGCGGGCCGGGGTCGCGACCTCGCAGTGAGTCACCGCCTGATGTGTCGCGTCGAGCTCCGTGCCGGTGCGCTGGCGGCCGCGCAGCAGGCGTGCGCGTTGGCGCGGGCGCACGCGGTGTCGAGCAGCGTCACCGATGTCGCCGCGTGGGCCGAGCTCGACACGCTGGCGGCCGAGCTCGCCGCCGAGCAGGGAGAGCTCGCGCTAGCGGCGGCCCACGCCGGGGTCGCGGCGCAGTGGAGCCGCGCGGGCAGCCCGGTCGAGGCCACGTCGAGCCGCGCCACCTCGGCGCTGTTCCTGGCCGCACGCAACGTCGCCGCCCAGGAGCGTCCGCGATGA
- a CDS encoding VWA domain-containing protein, whose amino-acid sequence MAEPSKDFAARSESKAKRAMGGWAGPTTEVASGEDYAAIAENNFVAVADDPRSTFSIDVDTASYANTRRFLQDGTLPPADAVRIEELVNYFDYDYAAPEGNTPFSMTHEVSSCPWNQDHLLVHVGLQGQTIDASDVPARNLVFLLDVSGSMNSPDKLPLLTQGLGMLVDGMRKQDRISIVVYAGASGVVLEPTADKAEINDALRRLSAGGSTNGGAGIELAYRLAEKTMIEGGINRVILATDGDFNVGTTSQGDLVKLIEAKRKSGVFLSVLGFGSGNLKDSTMEMLADKGNGNYAYIDSIAEARKVLVKEGGSTLVTIAKDVKIQVEWNPKEVASYRLIGYENRKLAHTDFNDDTKDAGEIGAGHTVTALYEVVPAGGRGSAGVDPLKYQGEATALTPAASSGELMTVKIRYKQPSGDKSDLLSFAVSPDDRPLDKTTDDFRFAAAVAEFGMVLRGSEHRGQATFDTALDLAAGALGKDPEHTRAEFVTLVRTAKSLQGRRVAIAK is encoded by the coding sequence ATGGCCGAGCCCAGCAAGGACTTCGCGGCTCGCAGCGAGTCGAAGGCCAAGCGCGCCATGGGTGGTTGGGCCGGTCCAACCACCGAGGTCGCCAGCGGTGAGGACTACGCCGCGATCGCCGAGAACAACTTCGTCGCGGTCGCCGACGATCCGCGCTCGACGTTCTCGATCGACGTCGACACCGCCTCGTACGCCAACACGCGTCGCTTCCTGCAAGACGGCACGCTGCCACCCGCCGACGCCGTGCGCATCGAAGAGCTCGTCAACTACTTCGACTACGACTACGCCGCGCCCGAGGGCAACACGCCCTTCTCGATGACCCACGAGGTCTCGAGCTGCCCATGGAATCAGGATCACCTGCTCGTGCACGTGGGCCTGCAGGGGCAGACCATCGACGCCTCCGACGTGCCCGCGCGCAACCTGGTGTTCCTGCTCGATGTCTCGGGATCGATGAACAGCCCCGACAAGCTGCCGCTGCTGACCCAGGGCCTGGGCATGCTGGTCGACGGCATGCGCAAGCAGGACCGCATCTCGATCGTGGTCTACGCCGGCGCTTCGGGGGTCGTGCTCGAGCCCACCGCCGACAAGGCCGAGATCAACGACGCCCTGCGCAGGCTCTCTGCCGGCGGCTCGACCAACGGCGGCGCCGGCATCGAGCTGGCCTACCGACTGGCCGAGAAGACCATGATCGAAGGCGGCATCAACCGCGTGATCCTGGCCACCGACGGTGACTTCAACGTCGGCACCACCAGCCAGGGCGACCTGGTGAAGCTCATCGAGGCCAAGCGCAAGTCCGGCGTGTTCCTGAGCGTGCTCGGCTTCGGCAGCGGCAATCTCAAGGACTCGACGATGGAGATGCTCGCCGACAAGGGCAACGGCAACTATGCGTACATCGACTCGATCGCCGAGGCCCGCAAGGTGCTCGTGAAAGAGGGCGGCTCGACGTTGGTGACCATCGCCAAGGACGTGAAGATCCAGGTCGAGTGGAACCCCAAGGAGGTCGCATCGTATCGCCTCATCGGCTACGAGAATCGCAAGCTCGCCCATACCGACTTCAACGACGACACCAAGGACGCCGGTGAGATCGGGGCCGGCCACACCGTCACTGCGCTCTACGAGGTCGTGCCCGCGGGCGGCCGCGGCAGCGCCGGCGTCGACCCGCTCAAGTACCAAGGCGAGGCCACCGCGCTCACGCCGGCCGCCAGCAGCGGCGAGCTCATGACGGTGAAGATCCGCTACAAGCAGCCCAGCGGCGACAAGAGCGACCTGCTCAGCTTCGCCGTCAGCCCCGACGATCGCCCGCTCGACAAGACCACCGACGACTTCCGTTTCGCCGCCGCGGTCGCCGAGTTCGGCATGGTGCTGCGCGGCAGCGAGCACCGCGGTCAGGCCACCTTCGACACCGCGCTCGATCTCGCCGCCGGTGCGCTCGGCAAGGACCCCGAGCACACGCGCGCGGAGTTCGTGACGCTGGTGCGGACCGCGAAGTCGCTGCAGGGCCGCCGCGTCGCGATCGCGAAGTGA
- a CDS encoding RNA polymerase sigma factor: MSDDDDRQLLLAWRQGDRAAGNALVTRYIPVLHRFFSNKLDGPIADVVQDTFAACVAARERIPEDIGFAAYLLGIARNHLLMLLRARRYARRQFTGPLSTSVARTSARPSERLAAQDQRELLLLALRRLPLEQQTLLELYYWEELAVTELATVCEIAAGTVKSRLFRARTRLREILHELGLDHTATGAVLAQLGGAELP; this comes from the coding sequence ATGAGCGACGACGACGATCGTCAACTCTTGCTGGCCTGGCGGCAGGGCGATCGCGCCGCTGGCAATGCTCTCGTCACGCGCTACATCCCGGTGCTCCATCGCTTCTTCTCCAACAAGCTCGACGGGCCGATCGCGGACGTGGTGCAGGACACCTTCGCAGCGTGTGTCGCGGCGCGCGAGCGGATCCCCGAGGACATCGGCTTCGCGGCCTACCTGCTGGGCATCGCCCGCAATCACTTGCTGATGCTGCTCCGCGCACGACGCTATGCTCGGCGGCAGTTCACCGGTCCGCTGTCGACCAGCGTGGCGCGGACGTCGGCACGGCCGAGCGAGCGGCTAGCGGCGCAGGACCAGCGCGAGCTCTTGCTGCTGGCCCTGCGGCGACTTCCGCTCGAGCAACAGACGCTGCTCGAGCTCTACTACTGGGAAGAGCTCGCGGTGACCGAGCTCGCCACGGTCTGCGAGATTGCGGCGGGAACCGTGAAAAGCCGCCTGTTCCGCGCCCGCACGCGATTGCGCGAGATCCTGCATGAACTCGGTCTCGACCACACCGCCACGGGTGCCGTGCTCGCGCAGCTCGGCGGCGCCGAGCTGCCGTGA
- a CDS encoding right-handed parallel beta-helix repeat-containing protein, whose protein sequence is MAILALGCERSGPSDPPAAASGCATLQVIAPGELLDDALAQASPGSCIHLGAGRHVLHSTATIDRSGEPGAPIVIAAQGDAIIDGSAIADGPTLAVAANHVIVRGLAFEGTPTVGEHNVVVIEGDEGRHGRGVVLRDCVVTGGHDQLKIRGMATGVLVESCEFHGAFGHIPISITGAQALTIRNNVFHDWHAGDDGALQIKGGSRQVRVEANLFRDIGGPAGALALGDGCGATCDHDPEHYAAREIVAAHNRFERVARPFDVLGCRSCVLLHNVMVGCGYETAAIKLGVAETNGAQRASLDTRVIGNRFVAAGVPADALVHVVGDAARGLTWAANFLDTHPLGRPQG, encoded by the coding sequence TTGGCCATTCTCGCGCTCGGCTGCGAGCGTTCCGGGCCATCGGACCCGCCGGCTGCGGCGTCGGGCTGCGCGACACTGCAGGTCATCGCGCCGGGCGAGCTCTTGGACGACGCGCTCGCGCAGGCCAGCCCCGGGAGCTGCATCCACCTGGGCGCCGGGCGCCACGTCCTCCACTCGACCGCGACGATCGATCGCTCGGGTGAGCCAGGTGCGCCCATCGTGATCGCGGCGCAGGGCGACGCGATCATCGACGGCAGTGCGATCGCCGATGGCCCGACCCTCGCCGTCGCTGCGAACCATGTGATCGTTCGCGGCCTCGCGTTCGAGGGCACGCCGACGGTGGGCGAGCACAACGTCGTCGTGATCGAAGGCGACGAGGGCCGGCATGGCCGGGGGGTGGTGTTGCGTGACTGCGTGGTCACCGGCGGCCACGACCAGCTGAAGATCCGCGGCATGGCGACCGGCGTGCTGGTGGAGAGCTGCGAATTCCACGGCGCATTCGGTCACATCCCGATCAGCATCACGGGCGCGCAAGCCCTGACGATTCGCAACAACGTCTTCCACGACTGGCACGCGGGCGACGATGGCGCGCTACAGATCAAGGGTGGCTCCCGTCAGGTGCGGGTCGAAGCGAACCTCTTCCGCGACATTGGTGGCCCCGCGGGGGCGCTCGCCCTGGGCGACGGCTGTGGCGCCACCTGCGACCACGACCCCGAGCACTACGCGGCACGCGAGATCGTGGCCGCGCACAACCGCTTCGAGCGGGTCGCGCGACCCTTCGATGTGCTCGGTTGCCGCTCCTGCGTGCTTCTGCACAACGTCATGGTGGGCTGCGGATACGAGACCGCCGCGATCAAGCTCGGCGTCGCCGAGACCAACGGCGCCCAGCGGGCCTCGCTCGACACACGCGTGATCGGCAATCGCTTCGTCGCGGCCGGCGTCCCAGCCGACGCCCTCGTCCACGTCGTCGGCGACGCGGCACGGGGCCTGACGTGGGCGGCAAACTTCCTGGACACGCATCCACTCGGGCGCCCGCAGGGGTAG